Proteins co-encoded in one Arachis stenosperma cultivar V10309 chromosome 7, arast.V10309.gnm1.PFL2, whole genome shotgun sequence genomic window:
- the LOC130939533 gene encoding uncharacterized protein LOC130939533, whose product MAALTATAPSSDYPTAVASFSSDGLSFDGDNSRRQGRSSATVTTVLAQTPRMAMSLRGSPLSPSQLLSTIAQLVTMRTNSMGDRFGGDQLAMAPSLSSPAFFFSLPSPSIPVSLFPFLSMQANGKSLKEFNNMPYPSDEVIDGLDDHFIMDELNFDWISLKLKLQRCLQTITDEQQNAFDKILNVVNSGVGGYFFMYGYGGTRKTFLWRTLSATFRSSGQTVLNIAFNCITAHFRFKIPLSINEDYACHIKQRSSLARLVCKVKLIIWDKAPMLKKYCFEALYKCFKDILCNESYFNPNLPFGGKVAILGGDSRQILHVIPMSSYQNIVQSSINSSYLWPSCKVIRLKRNIRLTEGGSLPEDEKLKCFVQWLIIKIGEGLGGNSTNGEFEVIIPEKILIDNNTNSFEKLVSFVYLDLLLNINNSIYFKERTILVPTLQVVPDVNNIMMGYLTGEEKVYISSDSLCIEEGNMESELDIITTVVWNSINYFELPTHQFKLKVGVPIMLLRNIDQSKGL is encoded by the exons ATGGCGGCACTGACAGCGACGGCTCCCTCCAGTGACTACCCAACAGCAGTGGCGAGCTTTAGCAGTGACGGTCTCAGTTTCGATGGCGACAACTCGCGAAGACAGGGACGCTCCTCCGCGACGGTAACGACGGTGCTGGCGCAGACTCCACGAATGGCAATGAGCCTCCGCGGATCCCCTCTCTCTCCATCGCAACTCCTTTCCACGATAGCGCAGCTAGTAACAATGAGGACGAACAGCATGGGTGACAGATTCGGCGGCGACCAACTGGCGATGGCTCCTTCGCTCTCCTCTCCTGCCTTTTTCTTTTCACTTCCTTCTCCTTCTATTCCCGTTTCTCTCTTCCCCTTTCTCTCT ATGCAAGCAAATGGCAAATCTCTTAAAGAGTTTAATAACATGCCATATCCATCTGACGAAGTTATTGATGGTCTTGATGACCACTTCATAATGGATGAGTTAAACTTTGATTGGATATCTCTTAAACTCAAGCTTCAAAGATGCTTACAAACCATAACAGATGAACAACAAAACGCATTTGATAAGATTTTAAATGTTGTTAATAGTGGAGTTGGTGGGTACTTCTTCATGTATGGTTATGGTGGTACTAGAAAGACTTTTCTATGGAGAACTCTTTCTGCTACTTTTAGAAGCAGTGGTCAAACTGTCCTCAATATTGCTTTTAATTGTATTACTGCTCATTTTAGATTTAAGATTCCACTAAGCATAAATGAGGATTATGCATGCCACATAAAACAAAGATCCTCACTAGCTAGATTAGTTTGTAAGGTCAAGCTTATTATATGGGATAAGGCACCTATGTTGAAAAAGTATTGCTTTGAAGCTCTTTACAAAtgttttaaagatattttgtgCAATGAATCttattttaatcctaatttacCCTTTGGCGGTAAAGTTGCTATATTAGGAGGTGATTCCAGACAAATTCTACATGTAATACCAATGAGCTCGTACCAGAACATTGTACAATCTTCAATAAATTCATCGTATCTCTGGCCATCTTGCAAAGTTATTCGGCTAAAAAGAAACATAAGACTTACAGAGGGAGGCAGCTTACCTGAAGATGAGAAATTAAAGTGTTTTGTACAATGGCtaataatcaaaattggagaaGGGTTAGGCGGTAATTCAACTAATGGTGAATTTGAGGTCATTATTCCCGAAAAAATACTCATTGATAATAACACCAATAGTTTTGAAAAATTGGTAAGCTTTGTTTATCTGGACTTATTACTTAATATCAACAATTCTATATATTTCAAGGAGCGCACAATCCTTGTTCCAACACTTCAGGTTGTGCCCGATGTAAACAATATAATGATGGGTTATCTTACTGGAGAAGAAAAAGTTTACATTAGTTCCGACTCATTATGCATTGAAGAAGGAAACATGGAATCTGAGTTGGATATCATTACCACTGTTGTGTGGAactcaattaattattttgaattgCCTACCCACCAGTTTAAACTCAAAGTAGGTGTACCTATTATGCTATTACGAAACATTGATCAATCTAAAGGCCTTTGA